The following are encoded in a window of Sphingomonas panacis genomic DNA:
- a CDS encoding response regulator, whose amino-acid sequence MLDHGVIGWRCSGDRPPPGDVSPDGAGSLPQAFLEQPVLIIEDEAMIAWTLDSLLEDLGFVSITITARGEDAIAAATQLQPGLIVSDINLGIRGMDGIAATIAIRRTRLIPILFVTGHAGADATARIGHDLPDALVLRKPIAYSDLQRALVRLSQALKPS is encoded by the coding sequence ATGCTGGATCATGGCGTGATCGGATGGCGATGCTCGGGCGACAGGCCGCCGCCAGGTGACGTGAGCCCGGACGGTGCCGGTTCGCTGCCGCAGGCTTTTCTCGAACAGCCCGTCCTCATCATCGAAGACGAAGCCATGATCGCCTGGACGCTAGATAGCTTGCTGGAGGATTTGGGGTTCGTCTCGATCACGATCACCGCGCGCGGCGAGGACGCGATCGCCGCGGCGACGCAGCTGCAGCCCGGCCTGATCGTTTCGGACATCAATCTTGGCATTCGCGGCATGGACGGCATTGCGGCCACCATCGCGATCCGCCGCACGCGCCTGATCCCTATCCTGTTCGTCACCGGACATGCCGGCGCGGACGCCACCGCGCGGATCGGCCACGACTTGCCGGACGCCCTTGTGCTGCGCAAGCCCATTGCCTACTCCGACCTGCAGCGCGCCCTTGTGCGGCTTTCTCAGGCGCTCAAGCCGAGTTGA
- a CDS encoding sensor histidine kinase gives MEVMHDLDSASLGAVLKTALDAVVVMRMDGTIAGWNDVAARTFGWSYDEAYGQRMSEMIIPPRYRAAHEQGLGHFLATGAGPVLDRHFEIEALHRAGYELPVELSITRTEQFGAPVFLGFLRDISERRDAARRQELMIGELNHRVKNLLGVVAAIAHQTGRNATTLPEFSKAFEGRLASLARSHEILTSVAWERAPLRALVDELFGADLSEAAPRITVDGPTVLLAPRHLLSLSMILHELMTNAVKYGALSTPGGQINLTWAVKDGELSLIWSETGISGVQTPSRKGFGSKMIALSVKHELRGTMNKDWREDGMRFYLSFALAEEAA, from the coding sequence ATGGAAGTGATGCATGATCTCGACAGCGCGAGTCTCGGTGCCGTTCTCAAGACGGCGCTCGATGCCGTGGTGGTGATGCGGATGGATGGCACGATCGCGGGATGGAACGACGTCGCCGCGCGGACTTTCGGCTGGTCTTACGACGAGGCCTACGGGCAACGGATGAGCGAGATGATCATCCCGCCTCGGTATCGCGCAGCGCATGAGCAGGGTCTTGGCCACTTTCTGGCGACCGGTGCGGGCCCGGTGCTGGACCGGCATTTCGAAATCGAAGCGCTTCATCGAGCGGGTTATGAGCTGCCCGTAGAGCTGTCGATTACCCGCACCGAACAATTTGGTGCGCCGGTTTTCCTCGGCTTCCTCCGCGATATCAGCGAACGACGCGACGCCGCGCGCCGGCAGGAACTGATGATCGGCGAACTCAACCACCGCGTGAAGAACTTGCTCGGCGTCGTCGCGGCCATCGCGCATCAGACCGGGCGCAACGCCACCACCCTTCCTGAGTTCTCCAAAGCTTTCGAGGGGCGACTCGCGTCGCTCGCCCGTTCCCATGAAATCCTGACCAGCGTTGCCTGGGAGCGCGCGCCATTGCGGGCGCTGGTCGACGAACTGTTCGGCGCTGATCTGAGTGAGGCGGCGCCGCGGATCACGGTCGACGGTCCCACCGTGCTGTTGGCGCCCCGTCACCTGCTCAGCCTTAGCATGATCCTGCATGAATTGATGACGAATGCCGTCAAATATGGAGCGCTCTCGACCCCAGGAGGTCAGATCAATCTGACCTGGGCCGTAAAAGACGGCGAATTGTCGCTGATCTGGAGCGAAACCGGCATCTCCGGGGTTCAGACGCCAAGCCGCAAGGGTTTCGGTTCGAAAATGATCGCGCTCAGCGTCAAACATGAACTGCGCGGGACGATGAACAAGGACTGGCGCGAGGATGGCATGAGGTTTTATCTCAGCTTCGCGCTTGCCGAGGAGGCCGCGTGA
- a CDS encoding Na+/H+ antiporter: MEAITIVLALLVAVVVSGVISRLLPLPVPRPLVQIALGAVIGLAANWRVTLNPEIFFLLFLPPLLFLDGWRIPREELFKDGVTILELALGLVIFTVIGMGLFIHWMVPAIPLAVAFALAAVVSPTDPIAVTAIAQRVPIPRRMMHILEGESLLNDASGLVCLRFAIAAALTGAFSVHDAALNFLYVSFGGIAVGAGLTWTVGRVKNWISRRLGEDSGSQILISLLIPFGAYLIAEHLHCSGILAAVAAGLTMGFIESGGQALAVTRIRRNTVWDVIQFTANGMIFVLLGEQLPIILSGAAETVRLTGHHEPWWLGVYVLAINLGLAALRFGWVWISFRLTVFRQTGQQTTPNWRIVAAMSFAGVRGAITLAGVLTLPLAMTDGSPFPARDLAILLAMGVIIVSLVVASIGLPWLLNGLEMPAEPSRQAEEDHARIEAAQAAIAAIEKVQHDLAEGRKDADLYVAAASRIMDGYRERIENRRGTPEDNALGRRSERIERDMRLAALKAERAQIFRMVRKRELGSELARKLIRELDLLETRYAG; this comes from the coding sequence TTGGAAGCAATCACGATCGTTCTTGCCCTGTTGGTCGCCGTCGTCGTCAGCGGCGTCATCTCCAGGCTCCTTCCGCTGCCTGTCCCCCGGCCTCTCGTGCAGATTGCTCTCGGAGCGGTGATCGGCTTGGCGGCAAACTGGCGCGTGACGCTCAATCCCGAAATCTTCTTCCTGCTTTTCCTGCCGCCTTTGCTGTTCCTCGACGGCTGGCGCATCCCGCGTGAAGAGCTATTCAAAGATGGCGTGACCATTCTCGAACTGGCGCTGGGTCTGGTCATCTTCACCGTGATCGGCATGGGCTTGTTCATCCATTGGATGGTGCCCGCGATCCCGCTCGCGGTCGCCTTCGCGCTGGCCGCGGTCGTCTCGCCGACCGACCCGATCGCGGTTACGGCGATCGCGCAACGCGTGCCGATTCCGAGGCGGATGATGCACATTCTTGAGGGCGAATCCCTGCTCAACGACGCCTCGGGCCTGGTCTGTTTGCGCTTTGCCATTGCCGCGGCGCTGACCGGGGCCTTCTCGGTTCATGATGCCGCGCTCAACTTCCTGTACGTCTCCTTCGGCGGTATCGCGGTCGGCGCCGGCCTCACCTGGACGGTCGGCCGCGTCAAGAACTGGATCAGCCGCCGCCTAGGCGAAGACAGCGGTTCGCAGATCCTGATCAGCCTTTTGATCCCGTTCGGCGCCTATCTCATCGCCGAGCATCTCCATTGCTCGGGTATCCTGGCCGCCGTAGCCGCCGGCCTCACCATGGGTTTCATCGAGAGTGGCGGCCAGGCGCTGGCGGTGACCCGTATCCGCCGCAACACCGTATGGGACGTCATCCAGTTCACCGCCAACGGCATGATCTTCGTGCTGCTGGGCGAGCAGTTGCCGATAATCCTCTCGGGCGCGGCCGAGACCGTGCGGCTGACCGGGCATCACGAACCCTGGTGGCTGGGGGTCTATGTGCTGGCGATCAACCTGGGCTTGGCGGCGCTCCGTTTCGGCTGGGTGTGGATCTCATTCCGGCTGACGGTGTTCCGACAGACCGGTCAGCAGACGACGCCAAACTGGCGGATTGTCGCGGCGATGTCGTTTGCCGGCGTCCGAGGTGCGATCACGCTGGCGGGTGTACTGACGCTTCCACTTGCGATGACCGACGGCAGCCCGTTTCCCGCGCGCGACCTAGCCATCTTGCTCGCCATGGGGGTGATCATCGTCTCGCTGGTCGTCGCCAGCATCGGCCTACCCTGGCTGCTCAACGGGCTTGAAATGCCGGCCGAGCCATCGCGGCAGGCCGAGGAGGATCATGCGCGGATCGAAGCCGCGCAGGCGGCGATCGCCGCCATCGAAAAGGTCCAGCATGACTTGGCCGAAGGCCGCAAGGACGCGGATCTCTATGTGGCCGCCGCGTCGCGGATCATGGACGGCTATCGCGAGCGGATCGAGAATCGCCGAGGCACACCTGAAGACAATGCGCTCGGTCGTCGGTCGGAGCGGATCGAGCGCGATATGCGGCTTGCCGCCCTCAAGGCGGAGCGCGCGCAAATCTTTCGGATGGTACGAAAGCGGGAACTGGGCAGCGAATTGGCGCGCAAGCTGATCCGCGAACTCGATCTACTCGAAACACGTTATGCGGGTTAG
- a CDS encoding DUF2726 domain-containing protein, with translation MHQLTDQLGRLSMGPIIFLVCLVVLLGLLAPLKAIGGPPAPVAKAFMTPREQAMLSALEHVLPMYRIHAQVAMGALLAAPRRPGSRFNLADRNAFSQKIIDFVIVDPTIGKVVALVELDDRSHDAVKDRLRDAMTARAGYQTIRIPASARPTIPTALAAVGHLRDVELLHDRANA, from the coding sequence ATGCACCAGCTGACCGACCAGCTTGGTCGACTATCGATGGGGCCGATCATCTTCCTCGTCTGTCTCGTCGTCCTGCTCGGGCTGCTCGCGCCGCTGAAGGCGATCGGTGGACCTCCGGCGCCGGTCGCCAAGGCGTTCATGACCCCGCGCGAGCAGGCCATGCTGTCGGCGCTCGAGCATGTGCTCCCGATGTACCGGATCCATGCTCAGGTCGCTATGGGCGCGCTGCTCGCCGCGCCCAGGCGGCCGGGAAGTCGGTTCAACCTGGCCGACCGAAACGCCTTCTCGCAAAAGATCATCGACTTCGTCATCGTGGATCCGACCATCGGCAAGGTGGTCGCTCTGGTCGAACTCGACGACCGTTCGCACGACGCGGTGAAAGACCGACTGCGCGACGCCATGACGGCGCGGGCGGGCTACCAGACGATCCGCATTCCCGCGTCGGCCCGGCCGACTATTCCGACGGCGCTGGCAGCGGTCGGCCATTTGCGCGACGTCGAGCTGCTCCACGACCGCGCGAATGCGTGA